A DNA window from Ipomoea triloba cultivar NCNSP0323 chromosome 10, ASM357664v1 contains the following coding sequences:
- the LOC116031919 gene encoding KAT8 regulatory NSL complex subunit 3-like yields MFGAKITVCISGIRVPFPKFRPPGPRRTSSFLLSNHPLERRMPPRRASKRKRISEDELKNVEKQEEEEAPAAASNETTAFKSSSAKNIKENAPLVVFAHGAGAPSTSEWMIRWKNMLAKALNAIEVVTVDYPYISGGKRKAPPKAEKLVDFHSDVVKEAVAKYPNHPLILVGKSMGSRVSCMVASGQDIGASALVCLGYPLKGINGAVRDEILLQLRVPIMFVQGSKDGLCPLDKLEAVRKKMTCANELHVIEGGDHSFKIAKRHLQFSETTQEEAEDLAVQAVATFVANL; encoded by the exons ATGTTTGGCGCGAAAATCACTGTATGTATCAGTGGAATTAGGGTTCCATTTCCCAAATTCAGACCTCCCGGACCTCGAAGAACGTCATCTTTTCTACTGTCGAATCATCCATTAGAGAGGAGGATGCCCCCTAGGCGTGCTTCAAAGCGCAAGCGCATCAGTGAGGACGAGCTGAAAAATGTCGAAAagcaagaagaggaagaagcaCCTGCAGCAGCATCCAATGAAACGACTGCGTTTAAAAGCTCATCAGCGAAGAACATAAAAGAGAATGCACCTCTGGTGGTGTTCGCTCACGGCGCCGGTGCTCCTTCCACTTCTGAATGGATGATCAG ATGGAAAAACATGTTGGCCAAGGCATTGAATGCTATTGAGGTCGTAACTGTTGACTACCCAT ACATTTCTGGTGGAAAGCGGAAGGCTCCTCCCAAGGCTGAAAAATTGGTTGACTTTCATTCTGATGTTGTAAAAGAGGCAGTAGCTAAATACCCTAACCATCCACTGATATTAGTTGGGAAATCCATGGGGTCAAG GGTCAGCTGCATGGTAGCCAGTGGACAAGACATTGGTGCTTCTGCTCTAGTTTGCTTGGGATACCCACTAAAG GGAATAAATGGTGCTGTGAGAGATGAGATACTGCTACAACTTAGAGTTCCCATAATGTTTGTGCAG GGTAGCAAAGATGGACTTTGTCCATTAGATAAACTGGAAGCTGTTAGGAAGAAAATGACCTGTGCTAATGAGTTACATGTGATTGAGGGGGGCGATCATTCATTCAAGATTGCAAAGAGGCACCTGCAATTTTCTGAAACCACTCAAGAAGAAGCTGAAGATCTTGCTGTTCAAGCAGTTGCGACCTTTGTTGCTAATTTGTAA
- the LOC116031795 gene encoding integrator complex subunit 9-like isoform X2 translates to MKLTCLSKGQGYHFPPCHILNICGFQVLFDCPLDLSALSVFSPLPTDPPSLLDRQIVPQTGKCLDATSLIHSEPWYKTVERLNLFNTSFIDVVLITSPMGLLGLPYLTRDKDFSAKIYATEAAARLGQLIMEDLVAIHMELRQFYGAQESAFPEWVNWEKLELLPLELKEIVLGKHGIDLGGWMPLYSAAEVKSCIQKVQSLKYAEETFYSGTLSLKALSSGLEIGACNWTIVSPKGSITYLSGSVFASATAMSFDYFSLQKSDILLYSGYAPSDVDNVDGDNSRCTPPCNDFSNSSGSDFSLEVTAKYLLDSSEYTEEMEKIDFLCSCVLDSVNAGGSVLIPIGRPGIMLQLLENVGLLLESSNLKVPIFFISSVAKELLAFSNVIPEWLCKQKQDRLYAGESLFSHVELLNGKRLQLFPAIHSPELLTSWQEPCIIFCPHWSLRLGPVVHLLRRWCADPNSLLVMEEGADANLSFLPFKPMAMKVLQCTFLSGINLKKAPYLLKALQPKHVLEALVIPKLKQGSDLHLGVDLVSRLLHCTKPMQEDKEIARLKGELVIDRGKYQLVIGNDQIISTKTRPVVYWGKTNPDLLVAALQKMGIKATIEQAGPESASTIHVSEPNEALIEVTAERTVIFTADENFASRISESVCSILDGI, encoded by the exons ATGAAGCTT ACATGTTTAAGCAAGGGTCAGGGTTATCATTTCCCACCATGCCACATTCTCAATATTTGCGGTTTCCAGGTGTTATTTGATTGCCCTTTGGACCTTTCAGCTCTTTCAGTCTTTTCTCCACTGCCAACTGATCCACCTTCCTTGCTTGATAGACAAATTGTACCACAGACTGGAAAATGTCTTGATGCCACTAGTTTAATACATTCAGAACCATGGTATAAAACTGTTGAAAGGTTGAACCTTTTCAATACATCTTTCATAGATGTTGTGTTGATCACAAGTCCAATGGGCCTGCTAGGGTTACCATATCTTACTCGTGACAAAGACTTTTCCGCGAAG ATATATGCAACAGAAGCTGCTGCTAGACTTGGTCAGCTAATAATGGAGGACCTTGTCGCTATCCATATGGAGTTGAGGCAATTCTATGGAGCCCAAGAGTCTGCTTTCCCAGAATGGGTGAATTGGGAAAAACTTGAGTTGCTTCCCTTGGAACTGAAGGAGATTGTTTTGGGCAAACATGGGATAGATCTTGGTGGGTGGATGCCATTGTACAG TGCAGCAGAAGTCAAGAGTTGCATACAGAAGGTTCAGTCTCTTAAATATGCCGAAGAAACCTTCTATAGTGGCACCTTAAGCTTAAAAGCATTAAGTTCTGGTTTAGAGATTGGTGCTTGTAATTGGACCATTGTCAGTCCAAAAGGAAGCATCACATATCTTTCAGGATCTGTCTTTGCATCAGCAACTGCAATGagttttgattatttttctCTTCAAAAAAGTGATATATTGTTATACTCTGGCTATGCACCTTCGGATGTTGACAATGTGGATGGTGACAACAGTAGATGTACGCCCCCTTGTAATGATTTCTCCAATTCAAG TGGCAGTGATTTTTCTTTGGAAGTGACAGCCAAATACTTGCTTGATTCTAGTGAGTACACAGAAGAGATGGAGAAAATAGATTTTCTATGTTCATGTGTTTTGGACTCTGTTAATGCTGGAGGATCAGTCCTTATTCCCATTGGACGACCGGGTATTATGTTGCAGCTACTGGAGAATGTAGGACTTCTCTTAGAATCTTCAAATTTGAAG GTTCccatatttttcatttcttctgtAGCTAAAGAGTTATTGGCCTTTTCAAATGTCATACCAGAATGGTTGTGCAAGCAAAAACAAGACAGG TTATATGCCGGGGAATCTCTATTTTCCCATGTTGAGCTGTTGAATGGCAAAAGGCTCCAGCTGTTTCCCGCAATTCATTCTCCAGAGTTATT AACAAGTTGGCAGGAACCTTGTATAATATTTTGTCCGCATTGGAGTCTGCGATTAGGACCTGTTGTTCATTTGCTTCGCCGCTGGTGTGCAGATCCAAACTCATTGCTTGTTATGGAG GAAGGAGCTGATGCCAATTTGTCTTTTTTGCCTTTCAAGCCAATGGCAATGAAGGTCCTGCAGTGCACATTTCTTTCTGGAATAAA TCTAAAGAAAGCTCCATATTTACTGAAAGCCCTGCAACCAAAGCACGTTCTG GAGGCTCTGGTTATACCCAAGCTGAAGCAGGGTTCAGATCTACATCTTGGTGTCGACCTGGTTTCGCGGTTACTCCATTGCACAAAGCCCATgcaagaagacaaggaaatcgcAAGATTAAAGGGAGAGTTGGTCATAGATAGGGGGAAGTATCAGTTGGTCATTGGAAATGATCAAATAATATCGACGAAAACTAGGCCAGTGGTCTATTGGGGCAAGACCAACCCAGACTTGCTTGTGGCCGCATTACAGAAGATGGGAATCAAAGCAACCATAGAACAAGCAGGACCGGAGAGTGCTTCCACAATACATGTCTCGGAGCCTAATGAAGCGTTGATTGAAGTTACAGCAGAAAGAACTGTGATCTTCACCGCTGATGAGAATTTTGCCTCACGGATATCTGAGTCTGTTTGTAGCATTTTAGATGGCATTTGA
- the LOC116033252 gene encoding protein UNUSUAL FLORAL ORGANS-like yields MEAFHSTIGMPFPYGFPTTTVMNMCGTTNPMSTPWMDSRIWSRLPQRLIDRIIAFLPPPAFFRARSVCKRWYSLLFSTTFLELYLQVSPHCHWFIFFKHKSLKSYIYRSNNSTSSSGYDNRAVYEGYLFDPHTLTWYRLSFPLIPPGFSPATSSGGLIGWVSEEAGSKNILLSNPLVGSLIPIPPTLRPRLYPSIGLNITDSSIDLAVAGDDLISPYAVKNLTTESFHIDANGFYSIWGTTSSLPRLCSFESGEMVYSEGRFYCMNYSPFSVLSYDISSNTWCKIQAPMRRFLRSPNLVESGGRLIMVAAVEKSNLNVPRSLRLWGLQDCGTTWAEIERMPQQLYAQFAEIENAQGFNCVGHGEFVVIMIKNSDKALLFDFGRKRWVWVPPCPFVHQDSTFGGGGYGDQGGAGCGNELHGFAYEPRLAAPVTALLDQFTLPFQSFTG; encoded by the coding sequence ATGGAAGCTTTTCATTCCACAATTGGGATGCCCTTTCCATATGGCTTTCCCACCACTACAGTAATGAACATGTGTGGGACCACAAACCCCATGTCCACCCCATGGATGGATAGTAGAATTTGGAGTAGGCTCCCTCAGAGGCTGATAGATAGGATCATTGCCTTCCTTCCCCCACCGGCTTTTTTCCGGGCTAGATCAGTCTGCAAGAGATGGTATAGCCTTCTCTTCTCCACCACCTTTCTTGAATTGTATCTCCAGGTATCCCCACATTGCCACTGGTTCATATTCTTCAAGCATAAGAGCTTGAAAAGCTACATTTATAGGAGCAACAACAGTACTAGTAGCAGTGGATATGATAATAGAGCAGTGTATGAAGGGTACCTGTTTGATCCCCACACGCTTACATGGTACCGCCTTTCATTCCCTTTAATCCCACCGGGGTTTTCTCCGGCCACTTCCTCCGGTGGCCTGATTGGTTGGGTTTCTGAGGAGGCTGGCTCAAAGAACATCCTTTTATCCAATCCCCTTGTTGGGTCTTTAATCCCAATTCCCCCAACTCTAAGGCCTAGGCTCTACCCTTCCATTGGACTAAACATTACAGACTCCTCTATAGATTTGGCAGTGGCCGGTGACGACTTGATATCCCCTTACGCCGTCAAGAATCTAACCACAGAGAGCTTCCACATCGACGCGAATGGGTTCTACTCCATATGGGGCACAACCTCCTCTCTCCCGAGGCTCTGCAGCTTCGAATCGGGGGAGATGGTGTACTCAGAGGGGAGATTTTACTGCATGAATTACAGCCCTTTCAGCGTCCTCTCCTACGACATTTCGTCGAACACCTGGTGCAAAATCCAAGCCCCGATGCGACGATTCCTCCGCTCCCCAAACTTGGTGGAGAGCGGCGGGCGGCTGATCATGGTGGCCGCCGTGGAGAAGAGCAACCTGAACGTCCCCCGAAGCCTGCGCCTGTGGGGCCTACAGGATTGCGGGACAACGTGGGCGGAGATCGAGAGGATGCCGCAACAGCTGTACGCGCAGTTCGCGGAAATTGAGAACGCGCAGGGATTCAACTGCGTAGGGCACGGGGAGTTCGTGGTGATTATGATCAAGAATTCCGACAAGGCTCTCCTGTTTGATTTCGGTAGAAAGAGGTGGGTGTGGGTCCCTCCTTGCCCTTTCGTTCATCAAGATTCGACCTTTGGCGGCGGCGGATATGGAGATCAAGGCGGCGCTGGGTGTGGAAATGAGTTGCATGGGTTTGCATATGAGCCTAGACTAGCTGCGCCTGTAACTGCACTTCTTGATCAGTTCACACTTCCCTTTCAGTCTTTCACTGGCTAG
- the LOC116033251 gene encoding uncharacterized protein LOC116033251, with translation MASTQCYKEVDQTTITTTTVTSHKVENDQHHSLTDKVKEMAGKVFHHDAHKQHGHQSASQGSTVTCERKEGFVEKMKTQVKTIGGKKKHREGNCNDSSDSSSDESDYEK, from the coding sequence ATGGCGTCGACCCAGTGCTACAAAGAAGTGGATCAGACCACCATCACAACCACCACCGTTACCAGCCACAAGGTCGAAAACGATCAACACCATTCTTTAACCGACAAGGTGAAAGAAATGGCAGGGAAAGTGTTTCATCACGACGCTCACAAACAGCATGGCCATCAATCTGCGAGCCAGGGTTCAACTGTAACCTGTGAGAGGAAAGAGGGTTTCGTGGAGAAGATGAAAACCCAGGTGAAGACCATAGGCGGGAAGAAAAAGCACAGGGAAGGAAACTGCAATGATAGCAGTGACAGCAGCAGTGATGAGAGCGATTATGAGAAGTGA
- the LOC116031795 gene encoding integrator complex subunit 9 homolog isoform X3, translating into MGLLGLPYLTRDKDFSAKIYATEAAARLGQLIMEDLVAIHMELRQFYGAQESAFPEWVNWEKLELLPLELKEIVLGKHGIDLGGWMPLYSAAEVKSCIQKVQSLKYAEETFYSGTLSLKALSSGLEIGACNWTIVSPKGSITYLSGSVFASATAMSFDYFSLQKSDILLYSGYAPSDVDNVDGDNSRCTPPCNDFSNSSGSDFSLEVTAKYLLDSSEYTEEMEKIDFLCSCVLDSVNAGGSVLIPIGRPGIMLQLLENVGLLLESSNLKVPIFFISSVAKELLAFSNVIPEWLCKQKQDRLYAGESLFSHVELLNGKRLQLFPAIHSPELLTSWQEPCIIFCPHWSLRLGPVVHLLRRWCADPNSLLVMEEGADANLSFLPFKPMAMKVLQCTFLSGINLKKAPYLLKALQPKHVLLPETLRSHFSHLNHTYSFSYFSEKEALVIPKLKQGSDLHLGVDLVSRLLHCTKPMQEDKEIARLKGELVIDRGKYQLVIGNDQIISTKTRPVVYWGKTNPDLLVAALQKMGIKATIEQAGPESASTIHVSEPNEALIEVTAERTVIFTADENFASRISESVCSILDGI; encoded by the exons ATGGGCCTGCTAGGGTTACCATATCTTACTCGTGACAAAGACTTTTCCGCGAAG ATATATGCAACAGAAGCTGCTGCTAGACTTGGTCAGCTAATAATGGAGGACCTTGTCGCTATCCATATGGAGTTGAGGCAATTCTATGGAGCCCAAGAGTCTGCTTTCCCAGAATGGGTGAATTGGGAAAAACTTGAGTTGCTTCCCTTGGAACTGAAGGAGATTGTTTTGGGCAAACATGGGATAGATCTTGGTGGGTGGATGCCATTGTACAG TGCAGCAGAAGTCAAGAGTTGCATACAGAAGGTTCAGTCTCTTAAATATGCCGAAGAAACCTTCTATAGTGGCACCTTAAGCTTAAAAGCATTAAGTTCTGGTTTAGAGATTGGTGCTTGTAATTGGACCATTGTCAGTCCAAAAGGAAGCATCACATATCTTTCAGGATCTGTCTTTGCATCAGCAACTGCAATGagttttgattatttttctCTTCAAAAAAGTGATATATTGTTATACTCTGGCTATGCACCTTCGGATGTTGACAATGTGGATGGTGACAACAGTAGATGTACGCCCCCTTGTAATGATTTCTCCAATTCAAG TGGCAGTGATTTTTCTTTGGAAGTGACAGCCAAATACTTGCTTGATTCTAGTGAGTACACAGAAGAGATGGAGAAAATAGATTTTCTATGTTCATGTGTTTTGGACTCTGTTAATGCTGGAGGATCAGTCCTTATTCCCATTGGACGACCGGGTATTATGTTGCAGCTACTGGAGAATGTAGGACTTCTCTTAGAATCTTCAAATTTGAAG GTTCccatatttttcatttcttctgtAGCTAAAGAGTTATTGGCCTTTTCAAATGTCATACCAGAATGGTTGTGCAAGCAAAAACAAGACAGG TTATATGCCGGGGAATCTCTATTTTCCCATGTTGAGCTGTTGAATGGCAAAAGGCTCCAGCTGTTTCCCGCAATTCATTCTCCAGAGTTATT AACAAGTTGGCAGGAACCTTGTATAATATTTTGTCCGCATTGGAGTCTGCGATTAGGACCTGTTGTTCATTTGCTTCGCCGCTGGTGTGCAGATCCAAACTCATTGCTTGTTATGGAG GAAGGAGCTGATGCCAATTTGTCTTTTTTGCCTTTCAAGCCAATGGCAATGAAGGTCCTGCAGTGCACATTTCTTTCTGGAATAAA TCTAAAGAAAGCTCCATATTTACTGAAAGCCCTGCAACCAAAGCACGTTCTG CTTCCTGAAACTTTGAGATCACATTTTAGCCATTTGAACCACACATATTCATTTAGCTATTTCTCTGAAAAGGAGGCTCTGGTTATACCCAAGCTGAAGCAGGGTTCAGATCTACATCTTGGTGTCGACCTGGTTTCGCGGTTACTCCATTGCACAAAGCCCATgcaagaagacaaggaaatcgcAAGATTAAAGGGAGAGTTGGTCATAGATAGGGGGAAGTATCAGTTGGTCATTGGAAATGATCAAATAATATCGACGAAAACTAGGCCAGTGGTCTATTGGGGCAAGACCAACCCAGACTTGCTTGTGGCCGCATTACAGAAGATGGGAATCAAAGCAACCATAGAACAAGCAGGACCGGAGAGTGCTTCCACAATACATGTCTCGGAGCCTAATGAAGCGTTGATTGAAGTTACAGCAGAAAGAACTGTGATCTTCACCGCTGATGAGAATTTTGCCTCACGGATATCTGAGTCTGTTTGTAGCATTTTAGATGGCATTTGA
- the LOC116031795 gene encoding integrator complex subunit 9-like isoform X1 yields MKLTCLSKGQGYHFPPCHILNICGFQVLFDCPLDLSALSVFSPLPTDPPSLLDRQIVPQTGKCLDATSLIHSEPWYKTVERLNLFNTSFIDVVLITSPMGLLGLPYLTRDKDFSAKIYATEAAARLGQLIMEDLVAIHMELRQFYGAQESAFPEWVNWEKLELLPLELKEIVLGKHGIDLGGWMPLYSAAEVKSCIQKVQSLKYAEETFYSGTLSLKALSSGLEIGACNWTIVSPKGSITYLSGSVFASATAMSFDYFSLQKSDILLYSGYAPSDVDNVDGDNSRCTPPCNDFSNSSGSDFSLEVTAKYLLDSSEYTEEMEKIDFLCSCVLDSVNAGGSVLIPIGRPGIMLQLLENVGLLLESSNLKVPIFFISSVAKELLAFSNVIPEWLCKQKQDRLYAGESLFSHVELLNGKRLQLFPAIHSPELLTSWQEPCIIFCPHWSLRLGPVVHLLRRWCADPNSLLVMEEGADANLSFLPFKPMAMKVLQCTFLSGINLKKAPYLLKALQPKHVLLPETLRSHFSHLNHTYSFSYFSEKEALVIPKLKQGSDLHLGVDLVSRLLHCTKPMQEDKEIARLKGELVIDRGKYQLVIGNDQIISTKTRPVVYWGKTNPDLLVAALQKMGIKATIEQAGPESASTIHVSEPNEALIEVTAERTVIFTADENFASRISESVCSILDGI; encoded by the exons ATGAAGCTT ACATGTTTAAGCAAGGGTCAGGGTTATCATTTCCCACCATGCCACATTCTCAATATTTGCGGTTTCCAGGTGTTATTTGATTGCCCTTTGGACCTTTCAGCTCTTTCAGTCTTTTCTCCACTGCCAACTGATCCACCTTCCTTGCTTGATAGACAAATTGTACCACAGACTGGAAAATGTCTTGATGCCACTAGTTTAATACATTCAGAACCATGGTATAAAACTGTTGAAAGGTTGAACCTTTTCAATACATCTTTCATAGATGTTGTGTTGATCACAAGTCCAATGGGCCTGCTAGGGTTACCATATCTTACTCGTGACAAAGACTTTTCCGCGAAG ATATATGCAACAGAAGCTGCTGCTAGACTTGGTCAGCTAATAATGGAGGACCTTGTCGCTATCCATATGGAGTTGAGGCAATTCTATGGAGCCCAAGAGTCTGCTTTCCCAGAATGGGTGAATTGGGAAAAACTTGAGTTGCTTCCCTTGGAACTGAAGGAGATTGTTTTGGGCAAACATGGGATAGATCTTGGTGGGTGGATGCCATTGTACAG TGCAGCAGAAGTCAAGAGTTGCATACAGAAGGTTCAGTCTCTTAAATATGCCGAAGAAACCTTCTATAGTGGCACCTTAAGCTTAAAAGCATTAAGTTCTGGTTTAGAGATTGGTGCTTGTAATTGGACCATTGTCAGTCCAAAAGGAAGCATCACATATCTTTCAGGATCTGTCTTTGCATCAGCAACTGCAATGagttttgattatttttctCTTCAAAAAAGTGATATATTGTTATACTCTGGCTATGCACCTTCGGATGTTGACAATGTGGATGGTGACAACAGTAGATGTACGCCCCCTTGTAATGATTTCTCCAATTCAAG TGGCAGTGATTTTTCTTTGGAAGTGACAGCCAAATACTTGCTTGATTCTAGTGAGTACACAGAAGAGATGGAGAAAATAGATTTTCTATGTTCATGTGTTTTGGACTCTGTTAATGCTGGAGGATCAGTCCTTATTCCCATTGGACGACCGGGTATTATGTTGCAGCTACTGGAGAATGTAGGACTTCTCTTAGAATCTTCAAATTTGAAG GTTCccatatttttcatttcttctgtAGCTAAAGAGTTATTGGCCTTTTCAAATGTCATACCAGAATGGTTGTGCAAGCAAAAACAAGACAGG TTATATGCCGGGGAATCTCTATTTTCCCATGTTGAGCTGTTGAATGGCAAAAGGCTCCAGCTGTTTCCCGCAATTCATTCTCCAGAGTTATT AACAAGTTGGCAGGAACCTTGTATAATATTTTGTCCGCATTGGAGTCTGCGATTAGGACCTGTTGTTCATTTGCTTCGCCGCTGGTGTGCAGATCCAAACTCATTGCTTGTTATGGAG GAAGGAGCTGATGCCAATTTGTCTTTTTTGCCTTTCAAGCCAATGGCAATGAAGGTCCTGCAGTGCACATTTCTTTCTGGAATAAA TCTAAAGAAAGCTCCATATTTACTGAAAGCCCTGCAACCAAAGCACGTTCTG CTTCCTGAAACTTTGAGATCACATTTTAGCCATTTGAACCACACATATTCATTTAGCTATTTCTCTGAAAAGGAGGCTCTGGTTATACCCAAGCTGAAGCAGGGTTCAGATCTACATCTTGGTGTCGACCTGGTTTCGCGGTTACTCCATTGCACAAAGCCCATgcaagaagacaaggaaatcgcAAGATTAAAGGGAGAGTTGGTCATAGATAGGGGGAAGTATCAGTTGGTCATTGGAAATGATCAAATAATATCGACGAAAACTAGGCCAGTGGTCTATTGGGGCAAGACCAACCCAGACTTGCTTGTGGCCGCATTACAGAAGATGGGAATCAAAGCAACCATAGAACAAGCAGGACCGGAGAGTGCTTCCACAATACATGTCTCGGAGCCTAATGAAGCGTTGATTGAAGTTACAGCAGAAAGAACTGTGATCTTCACCGCTGATGAGAATTTTGCCTCACGGATATCTGAGTCTGTTTGTAGCATTTTAGATGGCATTTGA
- the LOC116032782 gene encoding uncharacterized protein LOC116032782 — protein MEGIEHKSVNVNGINMHVADKGQGPVILFLHGFPELWYTWRHQLQFFAALGYRAVAPDLRGYGETDAPSHPSAYTCLHVVGDLVALIQSLGVDKVFLVAHDWGAIIGWYFCMFRPDLVKAFVDISVPFRPRHPTMKPVEAMRAFFGEDYYICRFQEEGRIESDIAIHGSEKVLRKIFTDRKAGPPCLPKENPFGISTDDAKQPKLPSWLSEQDLKYYASKYDLKGFTGGLNYYRSLDLNWELTAAWTGIEVKVPVKFMVGDMDMVYTTPGIKEYVHGGGFKKDVPLLEEIVVIEGGGHFLNQERPDEVNHHIHHFINNFS, from the exons ATGGAAGGCATCGAGCACAAAAGCGTGAACGTTAACGGGATCAACATGCACGTGGCGGATAAGGGGCAAGGCCCCGTCATCCTCTTCCTCCACGGCTTCCCGGAGCTGTGGTACACCTGGCGCCACCAGTTGCAGTTCTTCGCCGCGCTGGGCTACCGCGCCGTGGCGCCGGATCTCCGCGGCTACGGCGAGACGGACGCCCCCTCCCACCCCTCTGCCTACACTTGCCTCCACGTCGTGGGTGACCTCGTAGCGCTCATTCAGTCCCTTGGGGTCGATAAAGTGTTCTTGGTGGCTCATGATTGGGGCGCCATTATTGGATGGTATTTCTGCATGTTCCGCCCTGACTTGGTGAAGGCGTTTGTCGATATCTCCGTGCCGTTCCGCCCGCGCCACCCCACGATGAAGCCGGTTGAAGCCATGAGGGCTTTCTTTGGAGAGGATTACTACATCTGCAGATTtcag GAAGAAGGAAGGATTGAATCTGATATCGCCATACACGGCAGTGAAAAAGTTCTGAGGAAAATATTCACTGATCGAAAAGCAGGGCCTCCATGCTTACCAAAGGAAAATCCCTTTGGCATTTCCACGGATGATGCTAAACAGCCTAAATTACCGTCTTGGTTATCCGAACAAGACCTCAAGTACTACGCTTCCAAGTATGACCTCAAGGGCTTTACCGGCGGATTGAACTATTATCGCTCACTAGATCT AAACTGGGAGTTAACAGCAGCATGGACAGGGATAGAAGTGAAAGTTCCAGTGAAGTTCATGGTTGGGGATATGGATATGGTTTACACTACACCAGGAATAAAGGAATATGTACATGGGGGTGGGTTCAAGAAAGATGTTCCATTGCTGGAAGAGATTGTTGTGATAGAAGGAGGTGGCCATTTCCTCAACCAGGAAAGACCAGATGAGGTCAACCATCACATCCATCATTTCATCAACAACTTCTCCTGA
- the LOC116033250 gene encoding nucleoplasmin-like protein NO29 codes for MKSNSKALLDLEDKSTPSASSLESKLSFCDGDESFLSRSTKLNPPDKKPAISSIPQSQFLGKVKDFLGVISEANKNLELDAKTNPGKNYDIEALTGEESEYIEMDLMLGVAELQTEEAVAAAESALAGYQPVIPLAVSSSETESEESSDDEDSDGDDDDDNEDGDEAERPSPKKGKTAKPVEKDSSSKNKQPRKRPKIVELS; via the coding sequence ATGAAGTCTAACAGCAAAGCTCTGCTTGATTTGGAGGACAAAAGCACACCCTCTGCTTCGTCTTTGGAATCGAAACTCAGTTTTTGCGATGGAGATGAAAGTTTTCTGTCCCGAAGTACTAAACTCAACCCTCCTGATAAGAAACCTGCCATTTCCTCCATTCCTCAGAGCCAATTTCTAGGTAAAGTGAAGGATTTCCTGGGAGTGATATCGGAAGCAAATAAAAATTTGGAGCTTGATGCGAAAACCAATCCAGGGAAGAACTACGATATAGAAGCTCTGACTGGGGAAGAATCTGAATATATTGAAATGGACTTGATGCTCGGTGTTGCAGAGCTGCAAACCGAGGAAGCTGTAGCTGCCGCTGAGTCTGCATTAGCTGGTTATCAACCGGTGATTCCTTTGGCTGTTAGTAGTAGCGAGACAGAATCAGAAGAGAGCAGTGATGATGAAGATAGCGatggagatgatgatgatgacaacgaGGATGGTGATGAAGCTGAGAGACCTTCTCCTAAAAAGGGGAAAACTGCTAAGCCTGTTGAAAAGGATTCTTCTTCAAAGAATAAGCAGCCAAGAAAGAGACCAAAAATTGTTGAGCTTTCATAG